One Turneriella parva DSM 21527 genomic region harbors:
- a CDS encoding DUF3108 domain-containing protein, with protein sequence MKIITRSVLVCVLLLTAGISAQKLPGFYNETMNFRIEWKGIRAGDVTMRTRSEGDKFITINARVNSLPVMHGIYYIQGSFAAKWNHVARTPVIAYEEAYQGDTYQRRKFRFAGRSVRVEKNEKRFHELSYPHSNPPKSESNDAADVSISGGYQDLLGAFYYVRSTGRVPKVGEVLRVPVLPAGSRRTLILKVLARETRNDIPFFGTREIIHVRSALADEAKGKGPAMGNVFFNTQSQIDMWITADADFVPVKIWTTMPYLGVANILLEQYSQP encoded by the coding sequence ATGAAAATTATCACGCGCAGCGTCTTGGTCTGCGTTCTGCTTCTGACGGCCGGCATTTCGGCGCAGAAATTGCCCGGTTTCTATAACGAAACGATGAACTTTCGCATCGAATGGAAAGGCATTCGCGCCGGCGATGTGACGATGCGCACGCGATCTGAAGGCGACAAATTTATTACGATCAACGCGCGCGTGAACTCGCTGCCGGTGATGCACGGCATCTATTATATTCAGGGCTCTTTTGCCGCAAAATGGAACCACGTCGCGCGCACCCCGGTGATTGCCTACGAAGAGGCATACCAGGGCGACACCTACCAGCGCCGCAAGTTTCGCTTTGCAGGCCGCTCGGTGCGCGTTGAAAAAAATGAGAAGCGCTTTCATGAGCTCAGTTATCCGCACAGCAACCCGCCCAAATCAGAATCGAATGACGCGGCAGACGTCAGCATCTCAGGGGGATATCAAGATCTGCTTGGGGCCTTTTATTATGTGCGCAGTACAGGGCGCGTGCCCAAGGTGGGCGAGGTTTTGCGCGTGCCGGTTCTGCCCGCAGGTTCAAGGCGTACTCTAATTCTGAAAGTATTGGCGCGCGAAACGCGCAATGACATTCCCTTTTTTGGTACGCGTGAAATTATTCATGTGCGTTCGGCGCTCGCCGACGAGGCGAAAGGTAAAGGCCCGGCGATGGGCAATGTCTTCTTTAATACGCAGTCGCAGATCGACATGTGGATAACCGCCGACGCTGATTTTGTCCCGGTAAAGATCTGGACGACGATGCCATACCTCGGCGTCGCCAATATTCTGTTAGAGCAATACTCTCAGCCTTAA
- a CDS encoding glycosyltransferase family 4 protein translates to MKQINPILWELNLIRRGLTDMQYPIAILCSSSAWGGLELNVLRLARWLRAAGKDVLLIGKAETPLAEEAKKHGVDFHAIRPGSRYFDYASVKSMRDVAEAQGVGALIVNTNADLFRAVLTKILMHSRLKLAYVQHMQIGHAKRDLYHTWLYKKLDVWISPLPGLGRQVLQLTRLRPDKLRVVPLGIELENFTPRRMNAQTARHELNLPQDAIIAGVIGRLDPQKNQAMLLRAAAQLIHEGLPLKLLIVGANTLDNRSDYQRELEALCDELQITDAVHFRPFMQDPAGAFAALDMFVLTSEKETYGMVTIEAMAAGLPVIATRSGGTPELVDDGQTGILFEPHSDDQLRAALRTLVKNAHLRRQYGNAGRKKAMARFSHRQQIAGMLRAIEA, encoded by the coding sequence ATGAAACAGATAAATCCTATATTATGGGAACTAAATCTCATCAGACGAGGTCTCACCGATATGCAGTACCCGATCGCGATTCTGTGCTCATCTTCAGCCTGGGGCGGCCTCGAACTTAATGTTTTGCGCTTAGCGCGCTGGTTACGCGCGGCCGGCAAAGACGTTCTGCTTATCGGCAAAGCCGAAACGCCGCTCGCCGAAGAAGCGAAAAAACACGGTGTGGATTTTCACGCGATCAGGCCAGGCTCGCGCTACTTTGACTATGCTTCTGTGAAAAGCATGCGCGACGTGGCCGAGGCGCAGGGTGTCGGCGCTCTCATCGTCAATACGAACGCCGACCTGTTCAGGGCCGTGTTAACAAAAATTCTAATGCATTCGCGACTGAAGCTCGCGTACGTGCAACACATGCAGATCGGGCACGCAAAGCGCGATCTCTACCACACGTGGCTCTACAAAAAGCTCGACGTCTGGATATCGCCGCTTCCAGGCCTCGGCAGGCAGGTTCTGCAGCTGACTCGTTTGCGGCCCGACAAACTGCGCGTAGTACCACTCGGCATCGAGCTTGAAAATTTCACGCCGCGCAGAATGAACGCACAGACGGCGCGGCACGAGCTGAATCTGCCACAAGATGCGATTATCGCCGGTGTCATCGGCAGGCTAGACCCGCAGAAAAATCAGGCGATGCTGCTGCGCGCCGCTGCGCAGCTGATTCACGAGGGGCTGCCGCTGAAGCTCTTGATCGTCGGCGCGAATACTCTCGACAACCGTTCTGATTACCAGCGCGAGCTCGAGGCACTGTGCGATGAACTGCAGATAACCGATGCAGTCCATTTTCGCCCATTCATGCAAGACCCTGCCGGTGCGTTCGCGGCCCTCGACATGTTCGTACTGACCTCAGAAAAAGAAACCTATGGCATGGTAACGATTGAAGCTATGGCCGCAGGTTTACCGGTGATCGCAACGCGCAGCGGGGGAACGCCCGAGCTCGTCGACGACGGCCAAACCGGCATCTTGTTCGAACCGCACAGCGACGACCAGCTGCGGGCGGCGCTGCGAACTCTGGTGAAGAACGCGCATCTGCGCCGACAATATGGCAATGCCGGGCGCAAAAAAGCGATGGCGCGCTTCTCACACCGGCAGCAGATTGCGGGCATGCTGAGAGCGATCGAAGCCTGA
- a CDS encoding class II aldolase/adducin family protein has product MRDEGVTKYRVDFRPAAEPDAEEVENLIACRDRLFARGLIGVYPDGIGFGNVSARIPKTGHFFITGTQTGHLPKLRAEHIARVTGYSIAENRVECRGPVQASSESLTHAAVYELEPTIGAVIHIHQRELWRRALQHLPTTNASIPYGTPAMAREMQRLYKETNLKEVRALVMAGHEEGCITFGANLAQAELALEGAIKLFGR; this is encoded by the coding sequence ATGCGCGACGAAGGGGTCACGAAATACCGTGTCGATTTCAGACCAGCTGCTGAGCCGGACGCCGAAGAAGTTGAAAATCTCATCGCGTGTCGCGACCGCCTGTTCGCGCGCGGACTCATTGGGGTTTACCCCGATGGCATCGGCTTTGGTAATGTGAGCGCCCGAATCCCCAAAACCGGACACTTCTTTATCACGGGCACGCAAACAGGCCATCTGCCGAAGCTGCGTGCAGAGCATATCGCCCGAGTTACAGGTTACAGCATCGCTGAGAACAGAGTCGAATGCAGAGGGCCGGTTCAGGCATCTTCAGAATCGCTGACGCATGCGGCCGTTTACGAACTCGAGCCGACGATTGGTGCGGTCATACATATACACCAGCGCGAATTGTGGCGGCGCGCGCTTCAGCATTTACCGACGACAAATGCGTCGATACCCTATGGCACACCCGCAATGGCGCGCGAAATGCAGCGACTCTATAAAGAGACGAATCTAAAAGAAGTGCGCGCTCTTGTGATGGCGGGGCATGAAGAGGGATGCATCACTTTCGGGGCAAATTTGGCTCAGGCTGAGTTGGCGCTCGAGGGTGCGATAAAGCTATTTGGGCGCTGA
- a CDS encoding glycosyltransferase family 4 protein yields MHALDYTIENSSAARIAFLGDYVPRQCGIATFTHDLSEAIADESAQSEVFICAVNDRAGGYHYSDRVRIEIEEKDLRSYRSAADFLNFSAVDILCVQHEFGIYGGTAGSHLLGLLDEVRMPVITTLHTILREPDAGQRRVMREILDRSDRVVAMAHKGSEILTEIYGVAANKISQIPHGIPDLPFDASSHYKAQFGFAGKKVLFTFGLLSPAKGIEYAIRALPQIIAAHPQVVYVVLGATHPNLLASEGETYRLSLERLAADLGVSKQVIFYNQYVSSNDLREFIGATDIYITPYISETQITSGTLAYLFGAGKAVVSTPYWHAQELLADNSGQLVPFRDASAIAIAVCRYLEDEAGLALTQARAYASGRRMVWSEVARAYLKLFRDVRSEHRVAPRHAFAEWTLDSRAEFVPPLRTDHVARMTDSTGILQHAIVALPNFAEGYCTDDNARAFILTCMLVELGDDAMRISQEKLATNYLAYLWYALDGDRFRNFMSYERIWRDSAGSEDSHARAVWAAGTGVARSQNISHRTLCVMMFRRAIYITEAFTSPRAWAFALLGINEYLHRFSGDSAIQAIRARLTQKLLQRYRDTATEGWQWFENVVSYDNARISQALIISGQQNSDSEALSVGLESLDWLESVQKSPNGCFRPVGSNGFYVKGETKAIYDQQPLEAGAMIAACLSAYRATHDIHRIQTARRTFEWFMGRNDLGVSLYDATTGGCRDGLHADRLNENQGAESTLAFHLARADLDLIEHEFSTRVSLL; encoded by the coding sequence TTGCATGCACTGGATTACACCATAGAAAACTCTTCAGCGGCCCGAATTGCCTTTCTCGGCGATTATGTTCCGCGCCAGTGCGGCATCGCGACTTTCACACATGATTTAAGCGAGGCGATCGCCGACGAGTCAGCACAATCTGAAGTTTTCATTTGTGCGGTCAATGATCGGGCCGGCGGCTATCATTATTCTGATCGCGTGCGTATCGAGATTGAAGAAAAAGATCTCAGATCTTACCGCAGCGCTGCCGATTTTCTCAATTTCAGCGCGGTCGATATTCTCTGCGTTCAACACGAGTTTGGCATCTACGGCGGCACAGCCGGCAGCCATCTGCTGGGCCTGCTCGATGAAGTACGCATGCCTGTGATCACAACGCTGCATACGATACTGCGCGAACCCGATGCAGGCCAGCGTCGGGTCATGCGTGAAATTTTAGACCGCAGCGACCGCGTCGTTGCCATGGCGCACAAAGGCTCTGAAATTCTGACAGAAATTTACGGAGTTGCCGCAAATAAAATTTCTCAGATTCCACACGGTATTCCCGATTTACCGTTCGATGCTTCGAGCCATTACAAAGCCCAGTTTGGTTTCGCCGGCAAAAAGGTTCTTTTTACTTTTGGTCTTTTGTCACCGGCAAAGGGCATCGAATATGCGATTCGGGCATTGCCACAGATCATTGCTGCACATCCGCAGGTGGTTTACGTGGTGCTTGGGGCGACGCATCCGAATTTGCTCGCGAGTGAAGGCGAGACATACCGGTTGAGTCTCGAGCGGCTAGCGGCAGATCTTGGCGTCAGTAAGCAGGTCATTTTTTACAATCAATATGTTTCGAGCAATGATTTGCGTGAGTTTATCGGGGCGACCGATATTTACATAACACCCTATATCAGCGAAACGCAAATCACCTCGGGCACGCTCGCGTATCTTTTCGGAGCGGGCAAAGCGGTTGTTTCAACTCCTTATTGGCATGCACAAGAATTGCTCGCCGATAATTCCGGGCAGCTCGTGCCGTTCAGAGATGCGTCAGCTATTGCGATTGCCGTCTGCCGATATCTCGAAGATGAAGCGGGTCTGGCTCTGACGCAGGCCCGCGCATATGCATCGGGCCGGCGTATGGTCTGGTCAGAAGTGGCCAGGGCTTATTTGAAGCTATTCCGAGATGTGCGCAGCGAGCATCGGGTGGCGCCGCGGCATGCGTTCGCCGAATGGACCCTCGACAGCCGAGCAGAATTTGTGCCGCCGCTAAGAACAGATCACGTGGCCCGTATGACCGATTCGACTGGTATTTTACAGCATGCAATCGTTGCTTTACCAAATTTTGCCGAGGGTTATTGCACCGACGATAACGCCAGAGCATTTATTTTGACCTGCATGCTGGTTGAGCTGGGTGACGATGCGATGCGAATTTCACAGGAAAAGCTGGCAACAAACTATCTGGCTTATCTGTGGTATGCGCTCGATGGCGACAGATTTCGCAATTTTATGAGCTATGAGCGCATATGGCGCGATAGTGCCGGCAGCGAAGACTCGCATGCGCGCGCGGTCTGGGCTGCGGGTACCGGGGTTGCGCGTTCACAGAATATCTCTCACCGGACACTCTGCGTGATGATGTTCAGGCGGGCCATCTACATTACCGAAGCATTTACTTCACCGCGCGCATGGGCTTTCGCCCTGCTCGGGATCAACGAATATCTGCACCGATTTTCAGGCGACAGCGCTATTCAGGCTATCAGGGCGCGCCTGACGCAGAAATTGCTGCAACGGTACCGAGACACAGCCACAGAAGGTTGGCAGTGGTTTGAAAATGTCGTCAGCTACGACAATGCGCGCATTTCGCAGGCTTTGATTATCAGTGGGCAACAGAATTCTGATTCAGAAGCGCTCTCCGTGGGCCTTGAATCACTCGACTGGCTCGAGTCGGTGCAAAAATCACCCAACGGATGTTTCAGGCCTGTAGGCAGCAACGGATTCTACGTAAAAGGCGAGACGAAGGCCATTTATGATCAACAACCGCTCGAAGCGGGAGCCATGATTGCGGCATGTCTGTCGGCATACCGCGCAACCCATGATATACACCGTATACAGACGGCCCGCCGCACATTCGAATGGTTTATGGGTCGAAACGATCTTGGGGTCAGCCTCTACGATGCAACGACCGGCGGTTGCCGTGATGGTCTGCATGCAGACCGTTTGAATGAAAACCAGGGGGCAGAGTCGACCCTTGCGTTTCATCTGGCCCGGGCCGATCTCGACTTAATAGAACATGAATTTTCGACGCGAGTGAGCCTTCTTTGA
- a CDS encoding glycoside hydrolase family 130 protein has product MSSIVQRAMALSDAEVATELHDIRNDFAFRHADFESLLEKHFELVTSRVKVGVVSRARQLLIGALFSGEYAPESAALFNPSIVPHPDQSNLVDGALRLVMSLRATGEGHISSVEFRTVTIFADGEATAIPASPFASLPIIKNSTEDAAEISFGAEVQLDERIIFPMLSVESNGIEDARFVKFSEPGLVPQYFATYTAYNGQAITPRLIQTDDFVTFRSLALFGAAVKNKGMALFPRKIGGRYAMISRQDDENLFLMYADNIRYWENTHFLYGPRHAWELVKTGNCGSPIETAKGWLVITHGVGPMRTYCLGAMLLDLDNPLKIIGILKEPLIFPEGRDREGYVPNVVYSCGSLVHAGRLVLAYGLSDSMSVIATTNLSDLLDLLLANGP; this is encoded by the coding sequence GTGTCTTCTATTGTTCAGAGGGCAATGGCGCTTTCTGATGCCGAGGTCGCGACAGAACTGCACGACATCCGCAATGATTTTGCATTTCGCCATGCAGATTTCGAATCTTTGCTTGAAAAGCACTTTGAACTTGTTACCAGCCGTGTTAAGGTGGGTGTCGTGTCGCGCGCGAGACAGCTTCTCATCGGTGCGCTGTTCTCGGGCGAATATGCTCCAGAATCAGCAGCTCTTTTTAATCCATCGATTGTGCCGCATCCGGATCAATCGAACCTTGTTGACGGTGCTCTGCGCCTTGTCATGTCTTTGCGGGCTACCGGCGAAGGCCATATTTCTTCCGTTGAGTTTCGTACCGTTACGATTTTCGCTGACGGCGAAGCAACAGCTATACCTGCATCACCTTTCGCGAGTCTGCCAATTATCAAGAATAGCACAGAAGACGCGGCAGAGATCAGTTTTGGCGCTGAGGTGCAACTCGACGAACGCATTATTTTCCCGATGCTCAGCGTAGAGAGTAATGGCATTGAAGACGCCCGCTTTGTAAAATTTTCTGAGCCGGGTCTAGTTCCGCAATATTTTGCGACTTACACGGCCTATAACGGTCAGGCGATTACCCCGCGACTGATTCAGACAGATGACTTCGTCACGTTTCGCTCACTCGCACTTTTTGGCGCAGCGGTAAAGAATAAAGGTATGGCGCTTTTCCCGCGTAAGATCGGCGGCCGCTATGCAATGATATCCCGGCAAGATGATGAGAATCTGTTTCTCATGTATGCCGACAATATTCGTTACTGGGAGAACACGCATTTTCTTTATGGCCCGCGGCATGCATGGGAGCTAGTAAAAACTGGCAATTGCGGTTCGCCGATAGAAACTGCAAAAGGCTGGCTCGTGATCACGCACGGCGTCGGGCCGATGCGTACTTATTGCCTCGGTGCGATGTTACTCGATCTGGATAATCCGCTGAAAATTATCGGCATTCTCAAAGAACCTCTTATCTTTCCCGAAGGTCGTGATCGAGAGGGTTATGTGCCCAACGTCGTTTACAGCTGTGGCTCACTCGTGCACGCGGGTCGGCTTGTGCTGGCATACGGTCTCAGCGATAGCATGTCAGTGATTGCCACAACGAATCTCAGTGATTTGCTCGATCTACTGCTTGCGAATGGCCCATAA
- a CDS encoding GFA family protein: protein MSQEYEGTCLCGAVKYNVKGPFIRFFFCHCSRCRRASGTEHAANIFTRAANVVFTQGEEKIKRFDLPEAEQFSRAFCTICGSPVPYVSRDGKVSVVPAGSLTHFNERKVDANVHWDSRADWYEEALTAPRKTEEDLKRK from the coding sequence ATGTCACAAGAATACGAAGGTACCTGCCTCTGCGGTGCGGTAAAATACAATGTCAAGGGGCCGTTCATTCGGTTCTTTTTCTGCCATTGCTCACGCTGCCGCCGCGCGAGCGGCACCGAACATGCGGCGAATATCTTCACCCGCGCGGCGAACGTGGTTTTCACTCAGGGCGAAGAAAAAATCAAGCGCTTTGACCTGCCCGAGGCAGAACAATTTTCCCGGGCGTTCTGCACTATCTGCGGCTCGCCCGTGCCCTATGTCAGCCGCGATGGCAAAGTGAGTGTCGTGCCTGCGGGCTCGCTCACGCACTTCAACGAGCGCAAGGTCGACGCCAACGTGCATTGGGATAGCCGGGCCGACTGGTATGAAGAGGCGTTGACTGCCCCACGCAAGACAGAAGAAGATCTGAAACGAAAGTAA
- a CDS encoding iron-containing alcohol dehydrogenase has product MDFQTTRRIVAEPGSVNRLGALARELGVKRALLVTDRGIFESSLHTRATDALKMADVDFVVEYNVVADPPEGMVLEAVTKARALRIDGVIGFGGGSSMDVAKVIATLVPSQQQIGEIYGIGNVRGARLPLIQVPTTAGTGSEVTQIAIITTGETTKTGIVSPQLLPDVALLDGELTLGLPPPVTAATGIDAMVHAIEAYTSRHKKNQYSDLLAREALRLLSAHLITAVQDGTNLEARSAMLYGAMLAGQAFANAPVAAVHALAYPLGGHYHISHGLSNSLMLAHVLRFNAETAPAPYAELCASLHSAKALPASAETFITAIAELCAATGIEQSLRQLNVPRADLPMLAKEAMLQQRLLVNNPREITETDALRLYENAWG; this is encoded by the coding sequence GTGGATTTTCAAACCACACGACGCATTGTTGCAGAACCGGGGTCGGTGAACCGCCTTGGCGCGCTGGCGCGTGAACTCGGCGTCAAACGCGCTCTACTCGTGACGGATCGTGGCATTTTTGAATCCTCATTACATACGCGTGCAACCGATGCACTGAAAATGGCCGATGTCGATTTTGTCGTCGAATACAACGTCGTCGCCGACCCGCCAGAAGGCATGGTGCTCGAAGCGGTGACGAAGGCGCGGGCGCTCAGAATCGACGGTGTCATCGGTTTCGGCGGCGGCAGCTCGATGGATGTCGCGAAGGTGATTGCGACGCTCGTGCCGTCGCAGCAGCAAATCGGCGAAATTTATGGCATCGGCAATGTGCGGGGTGCCCGCCTGCCGCTCATTCAAGTGCCAACGACTGCAGGCACCGGTTCTGAGGTAACACAGATTGCAATTATCACCACCGGCGAAACGACCAAGACAGGTATCGTGTCGCCACAACTATTGCCCGACGTTGCGCTGCTCGACGGAGAACTGACGCTCGGTCTGCCGCCGCCGGTGACTGCAGCAACCGGCATCGACGCGATGGTGCATGCAATCGAGGCATACACAAGCCGGCACAAGAAGAATCAATATTCAGACCTGCTTGCGCGCGAGGCGCTGCGGCTCTTGTCTGCGCATCTGATCACTGCCGTTCAAGATGGCACGAACCTCGAAGCGCGTTCAGCGATGCTTTACGGCGCGATGCTCGCGGGCCAGGCGTTTGCCAACGCGCCGGTAGCGGCTGTGCATGCTCTGGCATACCCACTGGGCGGGCATTACCATATCTCGCATGGACTTTCGAATTCGCTGATGCTGGCGCATGTGCTGCGGTTTAATGCCGAGACGGCGCCAGCGCCTTACGCAGAGCTCTGCGCCTCATTGCATTCTGCCAAGGCGCTGCCGGCATCAGCAGAGACTTTCATCACCGCAATCGCAGAACTCTGCGCGGCTACGGGTATCGAGCAGTCACTGCGGCAGCTAAACGTACCCCGCGCCGATCTGCCGATGCTGGCCAAAGAGGCAATGCTGCAGCAGCGCCTGCTCGTCAATAACCCAAGAGAAATCACTGAAACAGACGCGCTGCGGCTGTACGAGAACGCGTGGGGATAA
- a CDS encoding WG repeat-containing protein: MKRLIVLFAVLIAASVTAILADDITAYHIAQGQEVTFNKSGIAHILTNDGWVAINRKKRVLYKPFIYDNGPDYVQEGLLRFVENGKMGFVNEAGKKVIKAQFDFVFPFEKGRARFCNGCQTIQDGEHSRLDEKTGTWGEVDKKGKVFRQKR, from the coding sequence ATGAAAAGATTAATTGTTCTCTTTGCTGTTTTGATAGCCGCCAGCGTGACGGCAATTCTTGCCGATGACATCACGGCATACCACATCGCCCAAGGCCAAGAAGTCACCTTCAATAAATCGGGAATAGCGCATATTCTCACCAATGACGGCTGGGTTGCGATTAACCGTAAAAAGAGAGTGCTCTACAAGCCTTTCATCTATGACAACGGCCCCGACTATGTGCAAGAAGGGCTATTGCGTTTCGTCGAAAATGGCAAGATGGGCTTTGTGAACGAAGCCGGTAAGAAAGTCATCAAGGCGCAGTTTGATTTCGTGTTTCCGTTCGAGAAAGGCAGGGCGCGCTTTTGTAACGGTTGCCAAACTATTCAAGACGGCGAACACAGCAGGCTCGACGAAAAAACCGGAACCTGGGGCGAAGTCGACAAAAAAGGTAAGGTATTTCGACAGAAACGGTGA
- a CDS encoding sterol desaturase family protein: MEKQKFLVYAFPVLLILALVEALIYRRLTKRDFAWKESAASIGVAVGYRTSVVLATMVTGGLFLWFETIRPWRFTMDKWYHWVGLFWGLEFCYYWFHRASHEVRWFWATHAVHHSPEHLNFSAAYRLGWTGHITGSYFFFAPLIVLGYDAKIVFMMLGINLLYQFWLHTELIPKLGWFEYFFNTPSHHRVHHSTNAQYLDCNYGGVVIIFDRMFGTFVAEDEKDPCRYGLITQVKSNNPFKIAFHEWIKVLKDLHTSRSLKDVVGFLFARPGWRPDGKGLTTKNLKMTETVTP; this comes from the coding sequence ATGGAAAAACAGAAATTTCTCGTCTATGCCTTTCCCGTGCTGCTCATTCTGGCGCTCGTCGAGGCGCTGATTTACCGGCGGCTCACAAAACGTGACTTCGCGTGGAAAGAGAGCGCCGCTTCGATCGGCGTTGCGGTCGGCTACCGCACCAGTGTCGTGCTCGCAACTATGGTAACAGGCGGTCTCTTTCTTTGGTTTGAGACAATTCGCCCGTGGCGATTCACCATGGATAAATGGTACCATTGGGTCGGGCTCTTTTGGGGGCTCGAATTTTGCTATTATTGGTTTCACCGCGCGAGCCATGAGGTGCGCTGGTTTTGGGCCACGCATGCAGTGCACCATTCGCCCGAACACCTGAATTTTTCAGCGGCCTATCGCCTTGGCTGGACAGGCCACATTACCGGCAGCTACTTCTTTTTCGCACCGCTCATCGTGCTCGGCTACGATGCCAAGATCGTCTTCATGATGCTCGGCATCAACCTGCTCTACCAGTTCTGGCTGCACACTGAACTGATACCCAAGCTCGGTTGGTTCGAATATTTCTTCAACACCCCGTCACACCACCGCGTGCACCATTCAACCAACGCGCAATACCTCGACTGCAACTATGGCGGCGTTGTGATCATCTTCGACCGTATGTTCGGCACATTCGTCGCCGAAGACGAAAAAGACCCTTGCCGCTATGGATTGATCACGCAGGTAAAGTCAAACAACCCATTCAAGATCGCGTTTCACGAATGGATTAAAGTTCTGAAAGACTTGCATACGTCGCGCAGCCTTAAAGATGTAGTAGGATTTCTTTTTGCAAGACCGGGTTGGCGACCCGACGGCAAGGGACTCACCACAAAGAATCTGAAGATGACAGAAACGGTGACGCCATAG
- a CDS encoding DUF1697 domain-containing protein, which yields MRYISLLRGINVSGQKKIKMTDLKAVFEKMKLQDVETYIQSGNVVFSSPERNAGKLSAALEAGIKKAFGFDVSVIIRNAAEWQKILKSNPFLKRAEVPAKFMFVTLLSETATSAPETALRAYCRSGEEFALKGCELYLIYPNGSGKSKLNLNVIERQLNVTGTARNWNTMLALAEMLQKE from the coding sequence ATGCGCTACATCTCATTACTTCGTGGCATTAACGTCAGTGGCCAGAAGAAAATCAAAATGACCGACCTGAAGGCGGTGTTTGAGAAAATGAAGCTACAAGACGTTGAAACTTATATCCAGAGCGGCAATGTTGTTTTTTCGTCGCCCGAGCGGAATGCGGGTAAACTTTCAGCAGCGCTCGAGGCCGGCATCAAAAAGGCCTTTGGTTTTGATGTGAGCGTGATAATTCGTAACGCAGCGGAGTGGCAGAAGATTCTGAAATCCAACCCCTTTCTGAAGCGCGCAGAAGTTCCTGCAAAATTCATGTTTGTTACCCTGCTAAGCGAAACTGCAACTTCGGCGCCGGAAACCGCGCTCAGGGCATATTGCCGCAGTGGCGAAGAATTTGCCCTGAAGGGATGCGAGCTCTACCTCATCTACCCTAATGGCTCTGGCAAAAGCAAGTTGAATCTGAACGTTATTGAAAGGCAGCTCAATGTCACGGGGACAGCACGCAACTGGAACACCATGCTTGCGCTGGCTGAAATGCTGCAAAAAGAGTGA
- a CDS encoding NAD-dependent epimerase/dehydratase family protein, translating into MQCLVTGGTGYLGRALAERLQNDGHRVRILDVRKGDLFCEYVEGDILVEQDVERAMRGVDAVFHVAAIVGFWKGKREWQRLVNVEGTRNVMRTALRLAVPKIVYTSTINTFGYARSETEVGDETTPYNWGPLDVSYMETKHEAQNLVIDMVRTSALPATIVNPGTVFGGAGAAGMNANRYIELIRAKQMPAYPTGGTNCVALEDVVEGHIMAYRKGRPGECYILGAENLTYRALFEFIASELNVPAPAIPLVEGVTSVVAGIAEKGFSVFGKEPPFTGEMVRASSRYSFYRNDKARREFGMVFKEFLPYLQRLIQQKYR; encoded by the coding sequence ATGCAGTGCCTCGTTACGGGGGGTACCGGCTATCTCGGCCGCGCGCTGGCCGAGCGGCTGCAGAATGACGGGCATCGCGTACGCATTCTCGATGTGCGTAAGGGTGACCTTTTCTGCGAATACGTTGAAGGCGACATTTTGGTTGAACAAGATGTCGAACGCGCGATGCGCGGTGTCGATGCGGTCTTTCATGTCGCTGCGATCGTCGGTTTTTGGAAAGGCAAGCGCGAATGGCAGAGGCTCGTTAACGTTGAGGGCACACGCAATGTTATGCGCACGGCGCTGCGCCTCGCCGTGCCGAAAATTGTTTATACGAGCACGATAAACACTTTCGGCTATGCGCGGTCTGAAACCGAAGTCGGCGACGAGACAACCCCCTACAATTGGGGGCCGCTCGACGTGAGCTACATGGAGACAAAACATGAAGCGCAGAATCTGGTCATCGATATGGTACGGACTTCGGCATTGCCTGCGACGATTGTGAATCCCGGCACGGTTTTCGGGGGCGCGGGTGCCGCGGGCATGAATGCGAACCGATACATTGAGCTTATTCGCGCCAAACAAATGCCGGCATACCCCACGGGCGGCACGAACTGCGTTGCACTCGAAGACGTCGTCGAGGGGCATATCATGGCGTACCGAAAAGGCAGACCTGGGGAGTGTTATATTCTGGGAGCAGAAAACCTGACGTACCGCGCGCTGTTTGAATTCATCGCCTCGGAGCTGAATGTACCTGCGCCGGCGATACCACTAGTCGAAGGCGTGACTTCGGTCGTAGCGGGTATTGCCGAAAAAGGCTTCAGTGTCTTCGGCAAAGAGCCCCCCTTTACCGGTGAAATGGTGCGGGCCTCGAGTCGTTATTCATTTTACCGCAATGACAAAGCGCGGCGCGAATTCGGTATGGTGTTTAAAGAATTTTTACCTTACCTGCAGCGGTTGATTCAGCAGAAATACAGATAA